DNA from Corallococcus soli:
CAGCTTCTCGTCCCGGGGCACGGTGTCGCACAGCCCGCCGGTGCCGCCATCCGTGCCGCCGTCGGTGCCGGTGCCCGCGTCCGTCTGCGTGCCCGCGTCGGTGCCCGCGTCCGTCTGCGTGCCCGCGTCGGTGCCCGCGTCGTCACCGCCAGTGTTGGAGTCGACCTGGGTGCACTTCTCCTCCACGCAGGCCCAGCTCTGTCCCTGGGGGGGCGTGCTCTTGTCGCGGCAGTCGAAGGCGTCCACGCACTCCGAACCGCAGCCCGTCCCGCCCAGCACCACCGCCAGCAGGCCGCCCAGCAGCGCCGCGCGCTGGCCCTTCGTTCCCATCCGCTTCATGTCGCTCCGCATCGCGTCCTCGTTCCCCTCCGCCCGGAGGCGGAAGAATTCCTGACGGGAGGCGGCACGGGCGAAAGGCAACCGGAGCTCCCGCGTGCAACGCACCAGGAGGACCTGCCTACGCCGTCAGCTCCCCTCGGAGGTTCCGGTCTGTCTTCCGGGCCCTCCGTGAAGAGGGACACCGGCTCATCGCCAGGTCTTCGGACTCGCGGGAACGGGGCTTCGGATGCGGGCGCCATTCCTGCTCACCGCTGCGGGGCAGTCCCGGACTCACACCGGGTTCCCTGGAAGCCTCCACACCCCATGGTGGGAAGGCATCGATGACGGGGCGGGACTACGGCGCCCCCAGTGCAATGTCAATGCGGCGTGGGTTCGGGCTGCTTGCGGCGCATCAGGACGTAGCGCCGCGTGCTGCCGTCCACGACGACGGTGGACACCACCTGCCAGCCCTCCTCCCCCAGGCGCTGGAGTTCAACGAGGTCCTCCTCCGGGCCCTGGCGGGTCACGAAGGTGTACTCGTACGCCGGAGGCGGCGTGGGCGCGGCGGGCGGCGTGGGCGCGGCGACGGGCGCGGCCTTCGTGGACGTGCGCGCGCGCGTCGTCTGGGCCCGGGCGACGGTGGGGAAGAGGGAGACGGCGGACACACCGGGGAGGACGCCCATCAACACGAGGAGCGAAGCGAGATGACGGTTCATGGATGCGGACTCCGGGGAGGATGCCCAGGCATGTAGTCCCGGGCCGTCCTGGCCGGAAGCCTCACCGGGGCGCGGGAGCTTCCACGGAGCCACGAGGCTCCCCGGACCGTCCGCTGGAGGACGGCCCGGGGCCACCGCGAGCCGCGCGCTACGGCAGTTGCACGCCGTTCACCACCGCGACGGCATCCAGGTCGAAGCCGCCGCTGGTGCCCGCGTACCCGTTGGCGCCGGAGTCCCGGATGCGCACGAAGCGCGCGCGGGTGAGGCCCACGGCGGCCAGGTCGAAGCCGTCCCCGCCCGCCACGGCCGGGTCGGTGGGGGAGATGCCGTTGCCGGGGCTGGAGTACACGGGCGTGACGCCCGCGCAGCCGGGGAAGTTGCCCGCGGCGTTTCCGGACGCGCACGGGAACTCGAACCAGGTGACGCCGTCGTCGCTGACGGCCACCACGCCCGTCTCCGCGAACGGCCGGCCACTGGGCCGCAGGAACGGGTTTTCGAAGACGAGCAGGTCCACGCCCGGCCCGTCCGTCACCGCGATGTCGGTGAACTCCAGGACGATGACGCCGTTCTGTCCCAGCGACAGCACGTCCAGCGAACCCGAACCCGCGCCCGAGCCCTGTGGAGCGCCCAGCACGATGTTCGGCAGCTGGCCCTGTCCGAACCCGGCGGCGGCGCCAGGTGCGAAGGAGACGATGTGGTCCGCGAATGGATCCCCCACCAGCGTCTGCTCCAGGGTGGACTCCATCGCCTCATCTCCACCGCACGCCACGGACAGGAGCACGGCGAAGCCCAGGGTGCACGACTTCGAAAGCAGGGAGCGCATCATCACTGCACCTGCTGGATGCGGACCAGACGCGGCCCGTTCTTGTCGTCCAGGCTGACGAGCAGGTCCGCACCGATGGCGGTCATCCCCGTCACGCGCGTGCACTGGTTCACGTAGGTGAGGACCGGCTGACGCGAGCCGACGGTGACAGCGCCCCCCTCATCCGTCACCGTGAAGGCGAAGCGCGACACGTCGGTGCCGGCGAAGTTGTAGTTGGGCGGAACGTAGTCGCCGCGAAGCACCGCCACGCCCGTGCCCTGGCCCGCGGCGGCGACGAAGTTGGAGCCCACGTCGAGCGCGGGCTCATCCGCCACGATGAACGGCGTGCCCGTCCGGAGGGCCGCGTCGATCTTCGCCGGAGCCACCGCGTGGCCCACGTTGGTGAAGGTGTCGTCGGAGAAGTAGCCGAGCATCGCGACGCCGTTGGTGGCCACGGCGGTGAAGCCGCTGCCGCCCGTGATCGCGGGGAGCGTGCCGACCTTCAGCGACGTGAACGGGGTGGTGTCCGTCCGCAGCGCGTAGATGGCCAGCCCCGCCGACACCGTATCGAGCCCACCGCCGTTGATGAGGAACGCACCCGGCACGACGCCCGCCGTGAAGTTGCTCGGCGCGGGGACGTAGGTGGAGGAAGCCGGCGTGACGCTGTCGTAGACCGCCAGCGAGCCCGGATAGCCCGTCCCGGACTTCGTATAGCCGGTGAGCACGCGCTGACCATCCGACTCCACGAAGCCGTTGAGGAAGAGCATGGCGGAGGGGGCGCGGTCGCCGGGAGCGGCCACGTCGTAGAGCGGGACCGTGCCCAGCGACACCTGGGGCCACGTGCCCAGCGAGTACAGCGCGTGCGGGCCGGAGGAGCCGCCCGACACCACCGTGAAGAGCGAATATGCAGGCCCCGGCGTGACACCCACCGGACCCGCCGAGGCCGGCAGCGCGGCCGACTCACCGGCCACGAACTCCGCCGCGAGCTGGAGCGTGCCCAGCTTCGGGTCATACGTGGCGCTCAGGCAGGGGTCGACAGGGCCCGCGTCGGGCTCCGTGCCGGCATCCGTCCCCGCGTCGGGCTCCGTGCCGGCATCCGTCTCCGTGCCTGCATCGGTTCCCGCGTCCACCGTCGTGCCCGCGTCCGTCTGCGTGCCAGCGTCGGTGCCCGCATCCGTCTGCGTGCCGGCGTCGGTGCTGGTGCCCGCGTCGGTTCCCGCATCCACCGTCGTGCCCGCATCCGTCTGCGAACCTGCGTCCGTCTGCGTGCCGGCGTCGGTCCCCGTGCCCGCGTCAGGGACCGGGATGGGCGTCAGCTCACAGCGCTGCTCGACACACGCGTAGCGCTGGCCCTCGGGAGGGGCTCCCTGGTCCCGACAGTCGAAGTCATCGGCGCACTCATCGCCGCACCCCGTGCCAGTCAACGCCATCGCGAAGGTCGTCAGCACCAGCGCGAGCTTCCGCCCCGAAATCATCCGCTCTGTCTTCATCCGCGACTGCTCCCTTGCATCGCCCCCACGGGCGAGGTGATTCCAAGGGAGGGCGAACGGAGGGCGGACCGCGAACGGAGGACACGTCAGACACGACACGCCGCGCGAGCGGAAGACCCCCGTCACCTCCCCTCGGAGGCTCCGGTGTGGCCATGCCCGGAGGCATGGGTCGTGGCAGGTCTTCGGACTCGCAGGCGCGGGAGGAGCCTCATCGGCTCCACCCATCTACTGACCGTCGCTTCCCAAACCCCCTCAGGGGGCCAGTGCTTGCGGGGACGGTGTTCGTTCCTGCTTACCGCTGCGGGGCAGTCCCGGATTCACACCGGGTTCCCTTTAAACCCCTCATCTGCGTGATGAGGAGTACCGACGACGCGCGGTGACGTATGGCGGAAGGCAAGGCTTGTCAATACAAGCGCGGGCAACGCCTCACGGCACCGCGACGATGTCGATGGCATTGGACACCACGCGCCGTGGGTCCACCGGACACGCATCCAGCGCCGCGCCCTTCGCCTCTGGCGTGGAGTTGCCGCGCCGCTCCACGAACTTCCCGTCGCGCACCTCCACCACGAACACGCGGCCCGCGTTCACGTCCGTCACGTACACGGCGTTGCCCACCACCGCGAGCCGTCCGCCCACCGCGAGGTCGCAGCCCTGCTCCGGCCCGCCAGCGCAGCCCGGAGACAGCGCGTAGGACGCCACCGGCCGGTCGTCCTTCACCAGCACCAGCCCCGTGGCGCGCACGTCCTTCGCTTGATAGCCGCCCGCGGTGTCGAACCGCGCCTCGCCCAGGCAGCTCACCACCAGGTGCTCGCCCACCGCCTGCACGTCGCCCGCGTTGAGACAGTCCTGGGCCCCCAGGTCGATGGCGCGCACACCCCCATCCGCCGGGTCGATGCGCGCGAGCATCCCAGGGCCATTGGGCAGGTAGTCGTTCGCGGGGTTCAGGTTGGTGAGCGCGACATAGACGCCCGCGTCCGTGGCCACCGCCGCGTACGGCAGCGCCATCGTCGTGCCGCCGTCGAAGGACTTGAGGTCCAGGCCGGTGAGCGGAATGGAATCCACGAGCCGGGGACGCTCCGGGTCGCTCACGTTGACGCGCGCCACGGCGTTGCCCTGCCGGAAGTCGGAGCCGGCGGTGCCGAACAGCGGGATGTAGAACGTGTCACCGCGCTTCGCGATGACCTGCGGGCTGGTGTTCGCGCCCAGGTTCACCTGCCCCACCGTGCGCAATCCCAGTCCACCGCCCTGCGCGGGCCCTTCCCGCTTGAGCACCTGGAGCGTGTTGTTCACGGAGTCGAGGACATACACATACGGAGGGTCCACGAGGATGTCATTGGGCGACGCCGCCACCGCGCCCAGCGAGTCCTCCTCCACCACGGCCCCCAGCGCGCCCGCCAGCGCCTGCGACAGCACCGAGCGCGCCGCGTCCGCCGCCAGCACCACGCCGTCCCACGCCGCCAGCGACTGCACGCCCGAGCCGAACTGCCGCCGGGGCCCCATCCGGTCCGTGCCCGCCTGGATGCCGACGAGCTGCCCGTTGGTGTAGCAGGCCGCCACCACGTCATACATGCACCGGCCCGCGTGGCAGGACTGCACGTCCGGACACACCGTGCCGCAGGCGCCGCAGTTCAGCGGGTCGCTCGCGAGCACGGCGCAGCCGCCATTGCACCGCTCGGAACCCGGGGGACAGGCCTCCGCGCAGGTGCCCGCGCTGCACACCTGATCCGCGGGGCACGCGTTGCCGCAGGCGCCGCAGTTGCGCGCATCGGACGACAGGTCGAGGCACGCCTCGCCGCAGGCCGGTGCGCCGGTGCGGCATTCACACGCGCCCGCCTGACACGTCTCCCCTTCCCCGCACCGGACGCCACAGCCGCCGCAGTTGAAGGGGTCGCCTTGCAGGTCCGCGCACTCGGAGCCGCAGACGTCGAGTCCGGACGTGCACAGGACCTTCTCCTCCGGACAGCCGGTGAGGACCGAAGTGACCAGGGCGGACACCAGCAGCGTGAGCCACCGCGACCGCGCATCAGGGAGGGGACGCGACATGGGAGTCCTCGGAGGAAGCGGAGCGCAGGGGTTCGAGCGCCACGGAGAAGGTCACGTAGGCGGCGCGGCCGGGCAGCGGCATGCCGGTGAAGTCGGCGGTTCGCGCGTCCAGCAGGTTCTTGAGGTCGAACGACACGGTGAGGTCCGGTCGGCGCAGGAAGGTGCTGGACGCGCCCACGCTCACCCAGGTGCGCGACGGCAGGGACAGGCGCGCTTCGCCCACGCGGTTGATGAGCTGCGCGGATTGGACCAGGACCTCGGTGCGGGCGTTGAGCCAGTCCGGCCCCGCGCGCACGCGCCCCACCCACTTGTGGCGCGGTCGGTAGGGCAGCTCCTTGCCGAAGTAGCGGGGGTCGCCGTAGCGGTTCTGCGTGCGGGTCCACGCGTAGCTGGTGGTGGCGGTGAGCCACGCGCGCGGGCGGGCCTCCACCTCCACCTCCGCGCCCCACACGCGCGCGGCGGCGAAGTTGTAGGGCTTCGCGAGCATCGGAGGATACATCTCGTAGGCGATGAGGTTCTCGTACACCGCCGCGAAGCCGCCCGCGGTGACGCTCCACGCGGCGTCGCGCCACAGGCCCGCGGCATCCACGGACAGGGCGCGCTCGGGCTTGAGGTCCGGGTTGGGCAGCAGCAGCCCCTGCCGGATGTACAGCTCCAGGAACGAAGGCGCGCGGTGGGACTGGCCCGCGTTGGCGCGCACGCCGAAGCCACGGCCCAGGTCCACGCTCGCGCCCAGCTTGGGCGACAGCAGCGAGTAGTCCCCCACGCGCTCCACGCGCAGCGACGGCACCAGCTTCACGCGCTCGGAGAGCAGGGACAGCTCGTCCATGACCATGACGCTCGCGCGCCACCACGACGCGGACTGCGCGCCCGTCGCCTGCGTGACGGCCTCGGAGGAGGTGGCCAGCGTGACGGCGAGCGCGTGGCGACCGCCCACCACCGCGCGCCCCTCCACCTCCAGGCCGCCCACGGTGTAGCGCTGCGCGCCCGCATCCACGCCCGTCGTCCCGCCGAGGACGTCCACCCAGTCGCGCCGGAAGAAGCCGCGAGCGCTGGCCTCGCCCGTGTCCCCGAAGGGCCGGCCCCAGCGACCGCCCAGCGACAACCGGGTCTGGTCCTGACGGCGGGAGAGTTGCGGGTTCTGCACCGTGCCCGCGAGCGCCCGGTCCTCCAGGGACAGCTGCGCGAGCAGGTCCACGCGCCCGCCGCCGTCCAGGCCACGCTGGTACTTCACGAGCGCGCCACCGCCGCGCGCGTCGTTGCGGGTGCGCACCTCCTCCATGAGCGGGTTGTCATCCAGCGCGGGCAGCTCATCGACGCGGAAGCGGAAGTCCCCCTGCGAGCGCCCGCCGTGCACCAGCACCAGCGCCCGTCCGTCGAGCAGCGCGCCCGACGCGGCGACGTGGCCCGTCACGGTGTCGAAGCTGCCGTAGGTGACCTCGCCGCTGGACACCAGGCGCGAGGACGGAGCGCGGGTGACGATGTTGACCGCGCCGCCCAGGCCGCCCGCGCCGTAGCGGGCCCCCGCAGCGCCGCGAAGGATCTCCAGCCGCTCCACCAGCGCGACGGGGACGAGCGACAGGTCCGCGATGCCGCCCGCGCCGTTGAGTGGAATCCCATCCAGGAACACGAGCACCCCGTTGGCGGACGCGCCGCGCACCACGAGGCTCTTGCTCTGCCCATACCCGCCGGAGTCCTGCACGACGAGGCTCGCGGATCCGCCCAGCAGCTCCGCGGTGTCACGCGCTTGCCCCGCGCGCTCGCGCGCATCGATGACGGTGATGGCGCCGGTGGGATCCCGCCGCTGCACGGAGTCCGGGGGCGCTTCGGGGATCGCCTTGCCGATGACGTCCACGGTGGGGAGGACGAACTCAGGCAGGTCCGGCTCGGCGTCGGAGGAAGTCGGAGCGGGGTCAGCGACAGGGCGCACGGGTTCGGGCGCAGGAGGTTCCTGCCCGGCGTGAGCGAGTCCCTGGAAGCTGAGCACCAGACCCAACGAGGCCCGGGCGAGAAGCGAGCGCAACATGCTCCGCCTTCCGCTCCCTCCATCGAAGAGAGAAGGCCTCGCGGAGTGTCTCAAGACACGGCCGCACCCCTGGGCAGGTCTCCTGGCTGACGGACTCCAGACCTGGGCGCACACCGCGCCCTTCTGGAAGGAACCCTCCACCTTCCCTCCGCGTCCGGTGACGCGAAAGTGGTGACAGCCGAGGCTTCCGGCCCTGGACCTCAGGGCGACCCGTACACAGTGGCGGGACCGCGCCGGACTCGCACCGGCTTCCCTCTTGAAAGCCCGACATGGGCACCCAAGGGCCCGGCCGTTCTAGGAGGTCACCCCTGGCGCGTCAAGGCGCGCTGCCCCCGCCATCCGACCCGGCAGGTCTCTCACCCGACAAGAGCACCGCTGGAGCATCCGCGCCCATCCTTCCGCGTGGACGCCGCGTGCGGTCCCGCACGGTGCGCTGCGTGCGTCCTCCGAGGAGCAAGCCGCTGGCACGCGGACTGCTCATGCCCCGACGCGACCTCAGGCGGTCGAAGCCAGCGAGGGACCCGGGCCGTGGTGGCGCGGGCGTGAAGGGGAAGGGTTGAAGAAGATGCTGACGGCGGGGAAGCGGTTGGCGGTGTTCTCCATCCGCGAGGGCAAGGGCGGGAGCATCTGGGTGCGCGCCGGCAGCGCGTTCGTGAACAAGGACGGTTCGCTCAACGTGCTGCTGGACGTGCTGCCCCTGGACGGGAAGCTGCACGTGCGCGAGGCGGCGGAGAAGCGCGACACGGCGGCGGCGGGGCGCTTCGCGGGCGAGTCGGGGCTGGAGGCGGGCGTGGGGGGCCACTCGTGAAGTGGGCCTGGGCGTGGGTGTTGGGCTGCGTGCTGATGGGGCCGGGGCTGTCCGAAGCCGCCAGTTCCCGCACGCAATACGTGGGGGTGGTGAACCTGAACGAGGCCACGGCAGCGGAGCTGGACCTGCTGCCGGGCGTGGGAGAGAAGGCGGCGCAGCGCATCCTCGAGCACCGCAAGAAGCGGCCCTTCGGGCGCGTCGAGGAGCTGGTGCGGGTCAAGGGCTTCGGCAAGAAGAAGTTCCTCAAGCTGCGTGCGCACCTGGCGCTCAGCGGCCCCACGACGCTCAAGGTGGAGAAGGTCCCCGTCCCCCCGTCGCCGGGAAGGGAGGGACCCGCCACGAACCCATGACAAGCACAACCTTCGGTTGATTCAGGCTCGGTAGGGGCCGCCCCTCCCAGGCACCGGCATGCCTGGGGGTGGCGGCCCCTGTTTCGCGACGTGAGCGGGGTGACCGCCGAGGCTTCCGGCCCTGGGCGTCAGGGCGACCCGTTCACAAGAGCAGGTACGATGTCGCCCATGCCGAGGTTCCTTGCCGTCTCCTTGCTAGGGGCGCTGACGACGATGGTCGCGCGCGCGGTCAGCCCAGGCAGGCGCGGAGGTGACCTCTACCAGGCAGCACCGGTCTCCGGCCCTGTTCTGCCACCCCCCACCGAGGGGCATGTGGCGTCGTTTTGCACGCTGAACCCGGAAGCCTGCCTGGAGCCGCTCCCAGCCCCAGAGGCCGGGGAGGCAGAGACCACGGCGGATCCG
Protein-coding regions in this window:
- a CDS encoding cell surface protein, which translates into the protein MMRSLLSKSCTLGFAVLLSVACGGDEAMESTLEQTLVGDPFADHIVSFAPGAAAGFGQGQLPNIVLGAPQGSGAGSGSLDVLSLGQNGVIVLEFTDIAVTDGPGVDLLVFENPFLRPSGRPFAETGVVAVSDDGVTWFEFPCASGNAAGNFPGCAGVTPVYSSPGNGISPTDPAVAGGDGFDLAAVGLTRARFVRIRDSGANGYAGTSGGFDLDAVAVVNGVQLP
- a CDS encoding MXAN_6577-like cysteine-rich protein, yielding MSRPLPDARSRWLTLLVSALVTSVLTGCPEEKVLCTSGLDVCGSECADLQGDPFNCGGCGVRCGEGETCQAGACECRTGAPACGEACLDLSSDARNCGACGNACPADQVCSAGTCAEACPPGSERCNGGCAVLASDPLNCGACGTVCPDVQSCHAGRCMYDVVAACYTNGQLVGIQAGTDRMGPRRQFGSGVQSLAAWDGVVLAADAARSVLSQALAGALGAVVEEDSLGAVAASPNDILVDPPYVYVLDSVNNTLQVLKREGPAQGGGLGLRTVGQVNLGANTSPQVIAKRGDTFYIPLFGTAGSDFRQGNAVARVNVSDPERPRLVDSIPLTGLDLKSFDGGTTMALPYAAVATDAGVYVALTNLNPANDYLPNGPGMLARIDPADGGVRAIDLGAQDCLNAGDVQAVGEHLVVSCLGEARFDTAGGYQAKDVRATGLVLVKDDRPVASYALSPGCAGGPEQGCDLAVGGRLAVVGNAVYVTDVNAGRVFVVEVRDGKFVERRGNSTPEAKGAALDACPVDPRRVVSNAIDIVAVP
- a CDS encoding TonB-dependent receptor plug domain-containing protein; this encodes MLRSLLARASLGLVLSFQGLAHAGQEPPAPEPVRPVADPAPTSSDAEPDLPEFVLPTVDVIGKAIPEAPPDSVQRRDPTGAITVIDARERAGQARDTAELLGGSASLVVQDSGGYGQSKSLVVRGASANGVLVFLDGIPLNGAGGIADLSLVPVALVERLEILRGAAGARYGAGGLGGAVNIVTRAPSSRLVSSGEVTYGSFDTVTGHVAASGALLDGRALVLVHGGRSQGDFRFRVDELPALDDNPLMEEVRTRNDARGGGALVKYQRGLDGGGRVDLLAQLSLEDRALAGTVQNPQLSRRQDQTRLSLGGRWGRPFGDTGEASARGFFRRDWVDVLGGTTGVDAGAQRYTVGGLEVEGRAVVGGRHALAVTLATSSEAVTQATGAQSASWWRASVMVMDELSLLSERVKLVPSLRVERVGDYSLLSPKLGASVDLGRGFGVRANAGQSHRAPSFLELYIRQGLLLPNPDLKPERALSVDAAGLWRDAAWSVTAGGFAAVYENLIAYEMYPPMLAKPYNFAAARVWGAEVEVEARPRAWLTATTSYAWTRTQNRYGDPRYFGKELPYRPRHKWVGRVRAGPDWLNARTEVLVQSAQLINRVGEARLSLPSRTWVSVGASSTFLRRPDLTVSFDLKNLLDARTADFTGMPLPGRAAYVTFSVALEPLRSASSEDSHVASPP
- a CDS encoding ComEA family DNA-binding protein translates to MGPGLSEAASSRTQYVGVVNLNEATAAELDLLPGVGEKAAQRILEHRKKRPFGRVEELVRVKGFGKKKFLKLRAHLALSGPTTLKVEKVPVPPSPGREGPATNP